Proteins from a single region of Acidovorax sp. NCPPB 3576:
- the yjgA gene encoding ribosome biogenesis factor YjgA: MSRKPKKGYYVRGQFVAEGSELDIELKAELKGTHEASRTDLKRESDALQKLGEDLLTLRADLMERVQLPEKLRDALAEARRITNFEGKRRQMQYVGKIMRQLDPTVVAAAQAALDEQHNGSAAEKLALHASERWRDRLIADDAALPDWLERFPRTDTQQIRALIRQARKDAQPEGKTANVQVSEGLAPRKGRAYRELFQLVREQMEDAATHARHEETGRDA, translated from the coding sequence ATGTCACGCAAACCCAAAAAAGGCTACTACGTGCGAGGCCAGTTCGTTGCCGAAGGCAGCGAGTTGGACATCGAACTGAAAGCCGAGCTCAAAGGCACGCACGAAGCGAGCCGGACCGACCTGAAGCGCGAGAGCGATGCGCTGCAGAAACTCGGCGAAGACCTGCTCACCCTGCGCGCCGACCTGATGGAACGCGTGCAGCTGCCCGAGAAGCTGCGCGATGCGCTGGCCGAGGCCAGGCGCATCACCAACTTCGAGGGCAAGCGCCGCCAGATGCAGTACGTCGGCAAGATCATGCGCCAGCTCGACCCCACCGTCGTGGCCGCCGCCCAGGCCGCGCTGGACGAGCAGCACAACGGCTCGGCTGCCGAAAAGCTCGCGCTGCACGCCTCCGAGCGCTGGCGCGACCGGCTCATCGCCGACGACGCCGCGCTGCCCGACTGGCTGGAGCGCTTTCCGCGCACCGACACGCAGCAGATCCGCGCGCTGATCCGCCAGGCGCGCAAGGACGCGCAGCCCGAGGGCAAGACCGCGAACGTGCAGGTGTCCGAGGGCCTGGCCCCGCGCAAGGGCCGCGCCTACCGCGAGCTGTTCCAGCTCGTGCGCGAGCAGATGGAAGACGCGGCCACCCACGCCCGCCATGAAGAAACCGGCCGCGATGCCTGA
- the pmbA gene encoding metalloprotease PmbA translates to MNTPSPRAAGAAPKTPDSGFSYTRPFFEDLVDRALAHAKKLGATDAGAEASEGCGLSVSVRKGELENVERNRDKSLGVTVYIGHRRGNASTSDFSNAAIEQTVQAAYDIARFTAEDPVAGLPDEADIAPEDSHRELELFHPWAITSEEAARIAMECEAAALQTSRRITNSEGAGVSAQQSHFFSAHTRGFRGGYASSRHSLSVAPIAALPGKNADMQRDAWYSSMRDARELAAPAQVGRYAAERALSRLGSRKIPTTQCPVLFESPLAAGLLGGFVQAVSGGALYRKSTFLLDSLGKQVLPKHIDILEDPFVLRGKGSSPFDDEGVRVAARKVVDAGRVEGYFLSSYSARKLGMKTTGNSGGSHNLTLTSRRTRAGDDLDAMLKKLGTGLFVIELMGQGVNYVTGDYSRGVSGFWVENGQIAYPVHEITIAGNLKDMLKGIEAVGADAYNYGAKTVGSILVNRMKVAGS, encoded by the coding sequence ATGAATACACCCAGCCCACGCGCCGCCGGCGCCGCCCCGAAGACACCCGACAGCGGTTTCAGCTACACCCGCCCGTTTTTCGAAGACCTCGTGGACCGCGCTCTGGCGCATGCCAAGAAGCTGGGCGCCACCGACGCCGGTGCCGAGGCGTCCGAGGGCTGCGGCCTGTCGGTCAGCGTGCGCAAGGGCGAGCTGGAGAACGTCGAGCGCAACCGCGACAAGTCGCTGGGCGTGACGGTCTATATCGGCCACCGGCGCGGCAATGCCAGCACGTCGGACTTTTCCAACGCCGCCATCGAGCAGACCGTGCAGGCCGCCTACGACATCGCCCGCTTCACCGCCGAAGACCCGGTGGCCGGCCTGCCGGACGAGGCCGACATCGCCCCCGAGGATTCGCACCGCGAGCTGGAGCTGTTCCACCCCTGGGCCATCACCAGCGAAGAGGCCGCGCGCATCGCCATGGAATGCGAGGCCGCCGCGCTGCAGACCAGCCGCCGCATCACCAACAGCGAAGGAGCGGGCGTGTCGGCCCAGCAGAGCCACTTCTTCAGCGCCCACACGCGCGGCTTTCGCGGCGGCTATGCCAGCTCGCGCCACAGCCTGTCGGTGGCGCCCATCGCCGCGCTGCCCGGCAAGAATGCCGACATGCAGCGCGACGCCTGGTACAGCTCCATGCGCGATGCGCGCGAGCTGGCCGCGCCGGCCCAGGTGGGCCGCTACGCCGCCGAGCGCGCCCTGAGCCGCCTGGGCAGCCGCAAGATCCCCACCACGCAGTGCCCCGTGCTGTTCGAGTCGCCCCTGGCGGCCGGCCTGCTGGGCGGCTTCGTGCAGGCCGTGAGCGGCGGCGCGCTGTACCGCAAGAGCACGTTCCTGCTCGACTCGCTGGGCAAGCAGGTGCTGCCAAAGCACATCGACATCCTGGAAGACCCGTTCGTGCTGCGCGGCAAGGGCAGCTCGCCTTTCGACGACGAGGGCGTGCGCGTGGCGGCCCGCAAGGTGGTCGATGCCGGCCGTGTGGAGGGCTACTTCCTGTCCAGCTACTCGGCGCGCAAGCTGGGCATGAAGACCACCGGCAACTCGGGCGGCTCGCACAACCTCACGCTCACCTCGCGCCGCACCCGTGCGGGCGACGACCTCGACGCCATGCTGAAAAAGCTGGGCACGGGCCTTTTCGTGATCGAGCTGATGGGGCAGGGCGTGAACTACGTGACGGGCGACTACTCGCGCGGCGTCAGCGGCTTCTGGGTGGAGAACGGCCAGATCGCCTACCCGGTGCATGAGATCACCATCGCCGGCAACCTGAAGGACATGCTGAAAGGCATCGAAGCCGTGGGCGCCGATGCCTACAACTACGGCGCCAAGACCGTGGGTTCGATCCTCGTGAACCGCATGAAGGTGGCCGGCAGCTAA
- a CDS encoding IPTL-CTERM sorting domain-containing protein — protein MRKILLGSVLALVAGTSFGATVNITSTGNYANLQNYTNCTTTPASLCANFLPTHNVTGTFSTAGALPANASNLEIGSTVTSYSFSSGLDTVASTDTNARLNTLRISTDASGNITNVNLMQAVLWVTGTAPHTTADRFTAVILAGANSTSTHNSGCQNTGTGSSGVTDTCLTSTGVDTSRSTANNAPVSYAMAAAAVTTAAPIPTVSEWGLILMASLLGMFGIARLRRQR, from the coding sequence ATGAGAAAAATCCTATTGGGCAGCGTGCTCGCCCTGGTGGCAGGCACGTCGTTCGGTGCCACGGTCAACATCACCAGCACCGGCAACTACGCCAACCTGCAGAACTACACGAACTGCACCACGACGCCCGCAAGCCTGTGCGCCAACTTCCTGCCCACGCACAACGTGACAGGCACGTTCTCGACCGCAGGGGCCTTGCCGGCCAACGCCAGCAACCTGGAGATCGGCTCGACCGTCACCTCCTACAGCTTCTCCAGCGGCCTGGACACGGTGGCATCCACCGACACCAACGCCCGCCTGAACACGCTGCGCATCTCCACCGACGCCTCCGGCAACATCACGAACGTGAACCTGATGCAGGCCGTGCTGTGGGTGACGGGCACCGCACCGCACACCACGGCAGACCGCTTCACCGCCGTCATCCTGGCCGGCGCCAACAGCACCTCCACCCACAACTCCGGCTGCCAGAACACGGGCACGGGCAGCAGCGGCGTGACCGATACCTGCCTGACGTCAACCGGGGTCGACACCTCGCGCAGCACGGCCAACAACGCCCCCGTGAGCTACGCGATGGCCGCGGCTGCGGTGACGACGGCAGCGCCGATTCCCACCGTGTCCGAATGGGGCCTGATCCTGATGGCCTCGCTGCTCGGCATGTTCGGCATCGCCCGCCTGCGCCGCCAGCGCTGA
- the hpaI gene encoding 4-hydroxy-2-oxoheptanedioate aldolase, translating into MPAHNPFKSALAARQPQIGLWLSMADPYLAEAAATTGYDWLLIDGEHAPNDVRSTLATLQAVAAQPAQPVVRVVEGSESLIKQMLDIGARTLLVPMVDTAEQARAIAAATQYPPHGKRGVGSAVARVSQWNSRADYLQVADDEVCLLVQAETVTALQNLPAICAVDGVHGVFIGPADLAASMGHRGNPGHPDVQAAIEGAMRTIIASGKAAGTLTSDPVLAQRYLDLGCTFVAVGVDVLMFVGAARKLRAQFGGPVVAAVPPQAGAAY; encoded by the coding sequence ATGCCCGCACACAACCCTTTCAAATCCGCCCTCGCTGCCCGCCAGCCCCAGATCGGCCTGTGGCTGTCGATGGCCGACCCGTACCTGGCCGAGGCCGCCGCCACCACCGGCTACGACTGGCTGCTGATCGACGGCGAGCACGCGCCCAACGACGTGCGCAGCACCCTCGCCACGCTGCAGGCGGTGGCCGCGCAGCCCGCCCAGCCGGTGGTGCGCGTGGTGGAAGGCAGCGAATCGCTGATCAAGCAGATGCTGGACATCGGCGCGCGCACCCTGCTCGTGCCCATGGTGGACACGGCCGAGCAGGCCCGCGCGATTGCCGCCGCCACGCAGTACCCGCCGCACGGCAAGCGCGGCGTGGGCAGCGCCGTGGCCCGCGTGTCGCAATGGAACAGCCGCGCGGACTACCTGCAGGTGGCCGACGACGAGGTCTGCCTGCTCGTGCAGGCCGAGACGGTGACTGCGCTGCAGAACCTGCCGGCCATCTGCGCGGTGGACGGCGTGCACGGCGTCTTCATCGGCCCGGCCGACCTGGCCGCGTCCATGGGCCACCGCGGCAACCCGGGCCACCCCGACGTGCAGGCCGCCATCGAAGGCGCCATGCGGACGATCATCGCCAGCGGCAAGGCCGCCGGCACGCTCACCTCCGACCCGGTGCTGGCGCAGCGCTACCTGGACCTGGGCTGCACCTTCGTGGCGGTGGGGGTGGACGTGCTGATGTTCGTCGGCGCGGCACGCAAGCTGCGCGCACAGTTCGGCGGGCCGGTGGTGGCCGCGGTGCCGCCCCAGGCGGGTGCCGCGTATTGA
- a CDS encoding NAD(P)-dependent oxidoreductase, with protein sequence MNASTMPDPAPAPAKPTPSAAPFDVLVTAAHWPEAAQDLVRRSGGRVHCMAEPITEDTLAERLAATGAQAIVLRGSPPITERVMAAAPALRIVAKNGAGVDSVDRAAAHRRGVAVAVALGANADAVAEHALALMLALTRQLPELDRRVRAGGWADSQWQGRDFRGSTVGIVGYGSIGRATARLAAALGAQVLVLRLAGQADGFAAEPDLHAFLARVDILSLHCPLTDRTRGLIGARELDCLRPGGLLINTARGPVVQEAALLSALRSGHLAGAGLDTFDTEPLTMQHPLNALPQVLLTPHVAGVTRDAALRVATATARNIVDHLHGRPLKPGHLLAGG encoded by the coding sequence ATGAACGCCTCCACGATGCCCGATCCCGCCCCTGCCCCTGCCAAACCCACCCCTTCCGCGGCCCCGTTCGATGTGCTGGTCACCGCCGCTCATTGGCCCGAGGCCGCGCAGGACCTGGTGCGCCGCAGCGGCGGGCGCGTGCATTGCATGGCGGAGCCCATCACCGAGGACACGCTGGCCGAACGGCTGGCCGCCACGGGCGCACAGGCCATCGTGCTGCGCGGCTCCCCACCCATCACCGAGCGCGTGATGGCCGCCGCGCCCGCGCTGCGCATCGTGGCCAAGAACGGCGCCGGGGTGGACAGCGTGGACCGGGCGGCAGCGCACCGCCGCGGCGTGGCGGTGGCCGTGGCCCTGGGCGCCAATGCCGATGCGGTGGCCGAACACGCGCTGGCGCTGATGCTCGCGCTCACCCGACAGTTGCCCGAGCTGGACCGGCGCGTGCGCGCGGGCGGCTGGGCCGACAGCCAGTGGCAGGGCCGGGATTTCCGGGGCAGCACGGTGGGCATCGTGGGCTACGGCAGCATCGGCCGCGCCACCGCGCGGCTGGCCGCCGCGCTGGGCGCGCAGGTGCTGGTGCTGCGCCTGGCGGGCCAGGCCGACGGCTTTGCCGCCGAACCCGACCTGCACGCCTTCCTGGCGCGCGTGGACATCCTGAGCCTGCACTGCCCCTTGACCGACCGCACGCGCGGCCTGATCGGCGCGCGCGAGCTGGACTGCCTGCGGCCCGGCGGCCTGCTCATCAACACCGCGCGCGGCCCGGTGGTGCAGGAAGCGGCCCTGCTGTCGGCGCTGCGCAGCGGCCACCTGGCCGGCGCGGGGCTCGACACCTTCGACACCGAGCCCCTGACCATGCAGCACCCGCTCAACGCCCTGCCCCAGGTGCTGCTGACGCCCCACGTCGCCGGCGTGACGCGCGATGCCGCGCTGCGCGTGGCCACCGCCACGGCGCGCAACATCGTGGACCATCTGCACGGCCGGCCGTTGAAGCCGGGCCACCTGCTGGCCGGCGGCTGA
- a CDS encoding Bug family tripartite tricarboxylate transporter substrate binding protein: protein MVPIASRTHAHPGARTCTTTTTGRRALVVSAALALCGLAAPLAAVHAADAYPAKPVTLLVPYPAGGANDAVARLVGQKLGDALKQPMVIDNRPGAGTTIGTTVAAKAAPDGYTLVLGSLASHAVSPHLYAKPGYDAVADFTPIGLIGVVPMVLVVAQDSPYTSVRALVEAARKQPGALNYGSSGNGSPLHLAAELFKQAAQVQINHVPYKGGNAHTMDLMGGRLDMILDTLTSASPLIKGGKVRALAVAAPARLPELPDVPTFAEAGYPGFEVNAWYALYAPAKTSKDVVATLNTALNAVLRQPEVLERMAALGVRPQPGTPQALARFTQDELGRYGKVIQANGIRID from the coding sequence ATGGTTCCCATCGCTTCCCGTACACACGCACACCCCGGCGCACGCACCTGCACCACAACCACCACCGGCCGCCGAGCGCTCGTCGTATCGGCCGCGCTCGCCCTGTGCGGCCTGGCCGCGCCGCTGGCCGCCGTCCACGCGGCCGATGCCTATCCGGCCAAGCCCGTCACGCTGCTGGTGCCCTACCCGGCCGGCGGCGCCAACGATGCCGTGGCGCGGCTCGTGGGCCAGAAGCTGGGTGATGCGCTCAAGCAGCCCATGGTGATCGACAACCGCCCCGGGGCCGGCACGACCATCGGCACCACGGTGGCGGCCAAGGCCGCGCCGGACGGCTACACGCTGGTGCTGGGGTCCCTGGCCAGCCACGCGGTGAGCCCGCACCTGTACGCCAAGCCCGGCTACGACGCGGTGGCCGACTTCACGCCCATCGGGCTGATCGGCGTGGTGCCGATGGTGCTGGTGGTGGCGCAGGATTCGCCGTACACCAGCGTGCGCGCGCTGGTGGAAGCCGCGCGCAAGCAGCCGGGGGCGCTCAACTACGGCTCGTCGGGCAACGGCTCGCCGCTGCACCTGGCGGCGGAACTCTTCAAGCAGGCCGCGCAGGTGCAGATCAACCACGTGCCCTACAAGGGCGGCAACGCCCACACCATGGACCTGATGGGCGGGCGGCTGGACATGATCCTGGACACGCTCACCAGCGCCTCGCCGCTCATCAAGGGCGGCAAGGTGCGGGCGCTCGCCGTGGCCGCGCCCGCGCGCCTGCCCGAGCTGCCGGACGTGCCCACCTTCGCCGAGGCGGGCTACCCCGGCTTCGAGGTCAACGCGTGGTATGCCCTGTACGCCCCCGCCAAGACGAGCAAGGACGTGGTGGCCACCCTGAACACCGCGCTCAACGCCGTGCTGCGCCAACCCGAGGTGCTGGAGCGCATGGCCGCGCTGGGCGTGCGCCCGCAGCCGGGCACGCCGCAGGCCCTGGCCCGCTTCACGCAGGACGAGCTGGGCCGCTACGGCAAGGTGATCCAGGCCAACGGCATCCGCATCGACTGA
- a CDS encoding NAD-dependent succinate-semialdehyde dehydrogenase has product MPLNLHRPDLIRSANFIAGHWHPGPGARLPVTDPATGTVIAEVPDSGAPEARAALDAAHAAFPSWRQVPAKQRAAIIKRWNDRVLAHQDDLGALISLEQGKPLAEGKGEVAYAASYIEWFGEQATRMNGEVIPAPVPGRRMFALKEPVGVVAAITPWNFPAAMIARKIAPALAAGCTVVCKPAEDTPLTSLALVLLAHEAGVPAGVLNIVTASREKTPEVVDVWLDDPRVRKITFTGSTPVGKHLARRSADTLKKLSLELGGNAPFIVFEDADVDAAVDGFMAAKFRNGGQTCVCPNRVFVHAKVHAEFAQKLTARVAALKVGPASDPASQIGPMINARAVEKIERHVQDAVAKGAKVLTGGQRLTDLGATYYAPTVLENADATMACACEETFGPVAPLTRFESEEEVIAAANDTPFGLAAYFYSQDVRRIWRVADALETGIVGINEGALAAEAAPFGGVKESGYGREGSTHGLEDYLHTKYVCQGGLG; this is encoded by the coding sequence CTGCCCCTGAATCTCCACCGCCCCGACCTGATCCGCAGCGCCAACTTCATCGCCGGGCACTGGCACCCCGGCCCCGGCGCACGGCTGCCCGTGACCGACCCGGCCACCGGCACTGTCATTGCCGAAGTGCCCGACTCCGGCGCCCCCGAGGCCCGGGCCGCGCTGGACGCCGCCCATGCCGCCTTTCCTTCCTGGCGCCAGGTGCCGGCCAAGCAGCGCGCGGCCATCATCAAGCGCTGGAACGATCGGGTGCTGGCCCACCAGGACGACCTGGGCGCCTTGATCTCCCTGGAGCAGGGCAAGCCCCTGGCCGAGGGCAAGGGCGAGGTGGCCTACGCCGCCAGCTACATCGAATGGTTCGGCGAACAGGCCACGCGCATGAACGGCGAGGTCATCCCCGCCCCCGTGCCCGGCCGGCGCATGTTCGCCCTGAAGGAACCCGTGGGGGTGGTGGCCGCCATCACGCCCTGGAACTTCCCCGCCGCGATGATCGCCCGCAAGATCGCCCCGGCCCTGGCCGCCGGCTGCACCGTGGTCTGCAAGCCGGCCGAGGACACGCCCCTCACGTCGCTCGCCCTGGTGCTGCTCGCGCACGAGGCAGGGGTGCCTGCGGGCGTGCTGAACATCGTCACCGCCTCGCGCGAGAAGACGCCCGAGGTGGTGGACGTGTGGCTCGATGATCCGCGCGTGCGCAAGATCACCTTCACCGGCTCCACGCCCGTGGGCAAGCACCTGGCGCGCCGCAGTGCGGACACGCTCAAGAAGCTCTCGCTGGAGCTGGGCGGCAACGCCCCCTTCATCGTGTTCGAGGATGCCGATGTGGACGCCGCCGTGGACGGCTTCATGGCCGCCAAGTTCAGAAACGGCGGCCAGACCTGCGTGTGCCCCAACCGGGTGTTCGTGCACGCGAAGGTCCACGCCGAGTTCGCGCAAAAGCTCACCGCCCGCGTGGCGGCCCTCAAAGTCGGGCCGGCGAGCGACCCCGCCTCGCAGATCGGGCCGATGATCAACGCCCGGGCGGTGGAGAAGATCGAGCGGCACGTGCAGGATGCGGTGGCCAAGGGCGCCAAGGTGCTCACGGGCGGCCAGCGCCTCACCGACCTGGGCGCCACCTACTACGCCCCCACGGTGCTGGAGAACGCCGACGCGACCATGGCCTGCGCGTGCGAGGAGACGTTCGGCCCGGTGGCGCCGCTCACGCGCTTCGAGAGTGAAGAAGAAGTGATCGCGGCCGCCAACGACACGCCGTTCGGGCTGGCCGCGTACTTCTACAGCCAGGACGTGCGGCGCATCTGGCGCGTGGCGGATGCGCTGGAGACGGGGATCGTGGGCATCAACGAAGGGGCGCTGGCGGCGGAGGCGGCGCCGTTCGGGGGGGTGAAGGAGTCGGGCTACGGGCGCGAGGGATCGACGCACGGGCTGGAGGATTACCTGCACACCAAGTACGTGTGCCAGGGGGGGCTGGGCTGA
- a CDS encoding UxaA family hydrolase, which produces MNAIAPPQSLADSPLLHLHPNDNVLVAKSALAIGQAIAELGVRTRAQVPAGHKIAARRIAQGEAVKKYDTVIGVATRDLEPGDYVHSHNIELVDYYRDPAFGADVRPVDYVPEGERATFEGFVREDGSVGTRNFIGILSSVNCSATVIKQIAAHFTPERMKAFPHIDGVVAFAQTSGCGMSSPSEHFDVLRRTIAGYARHPNLAGVLIVGLGCERNQVDGLVDSQGLQRGRLMRTLVMQEVGGTRATIAAGVAAIEAMLPAANAARRSTVSASHLKIGLECGGSDGFSGITANPALGAAMDVLVRHGGTAILSETPEIHGVEFMLTRRAITPAVGQKLLDRLAWWERYAAGQNAQFNGVVGHGNQAGGLANIFEKSLGSAMKGGTTPLRAVYEYAERIDESGFVFMDSPGYDPVAATGQIASGAQLICFTTGRGSMFGSKPAPTIKLASNTAMYQRLEEDMDINCGVILDGELTVPEMGQRIFEQILRHASGGATKSELLGLGDHEFVPWHLGIVS; this is translated from the coding sequence ATGAACGCCATTGCGCCGCCCCAGAGCCTTGCCGACAGCCCGCTGCTGCACCTGCACCCCAACGACAACGTGCTGGTGGCCAAGTCGGCGCTGGCGATCGGGCAGGCCATTGCCGAACTGGGCGTGCGCACGCGCGCCCAGGTGCCGGCGGGCCACAAGATCGCCGCGCGGCGCATCGCGCAGGGCGAGGCGGTGAAGAAGTACGACACGGTGATCGGCGTGGCCACGCGCGACCTGGAGCCGGGCGACTACGTGCACAGCCACAACATCGAGCTGGTCGATTACTACCGCGACCCGGCCTTCGGCGCGGACGTGCGGCCGGTCGATTACGTGCCCGAAGGCGAGCGCGCCACGTTCGAGGGCTTCGTGCGGGAGGACGGCAGCGTGGGCACGCGCAATTTCATCGGCATTTTGTCGTCGGTGAACTGCTCCGCCACGGTCATCAAGCAGATCGCCGCGCACTTCACGCCCGAGCGGATGAAGGCGTTTCCGCACATCGATGGCGTGGTGGCGTTCGCGCAGACGAGCGGCTGCGGCATGTCGTCGCCCAGCGAGCATTTCGACGTGCTGCGCCGCACGATCGCGGGCTATGCGCGCCACCCCAATCTGGCGGGCGTGCTGATCGTGGGCCTGGGCTGCGAGCGCAATCAGGTCGATGGGCTGGTGGATTCGCAAGGATTGCAGCGCGGGCGGCTGATGCGCACGCTGGTGATGCAGGAGGTGGGCGGCACGCGCGCCACCATCGCCGCGGGCGTGGCGGCGATCGAGGCGATGCTGCCCGCCGCCAACGCCGCGCGGCGCAGCACGGTGAGCGCCAGCCACCTCAAGATCGGGCTGGAGTGCGGCGGCTCGGACGGGTTCTCCGGCATCACGGCCAACCCGGCGCTGGGCGCGGCGATGGACGTGCTGGTGCGCCACGGCGGCACGGCCATCCTGTCGGAAACGCCGGAGATCCACGGCGTGGAGTTCATGCTCACGCGCCGGGCGATCACGCCCGCGGTGGGGCAAAAATTGCTGGACCGCCTGGCCTGGTGGGAGCGCTACGCGGCCGGGCAGAACGCGCAGTTCAACGGCGTGGTGGGCCACGGCAACCAGGCCGGGGGGCTGGCGAACATCTTCGAAAAATCGCTCGGCTCGGCGATGAAGGGCGGCACCACGCCGCTGCGCGCGGTGTACGAATATGCCGAGCGCATCGACGAGAGCGGCTTCGTCTTCATGGACTCGCCGGGCTACGACCCGGTGGCGGCCACGGGGCAGATCGCCAGCGGCGCGCAGCTGATTTGCTTTACCACCGGGCGCGGCTCGATGTTCGGCAGCAAACCGGCGCCGACGATCAAGCTGGCCAGCAACACGGCCATGTACCAGCGGCTGGAGGAAGACATGGACATCAATTGCGGCGTGATCCTGGACGGCGAACTGACGGTGCCCGAGATGGGCCAGCGCATCTTCGAGCAGATCCTGCGGCACGCGAGCGGCGGCGCCACCAAGAGCGAGCTGCTGGGCCTGGGCGACCACGAGTTCGTGCCGTGGCACCTGGGCATCGTGAGCTGA